One part of the Bacillota bacterium genome encodes these proteins:
- the panB gene encoding 3-methyl-2-oxobutanoate hydroxymethyltransferase: protein MTKKKSILDLRKMKKNGEQVAWVTAYDYPTASFAEQAGMDMLLVGDSLGMVVLGYQSTVPVTMEDCIRHCQAVRRGAPNTFVIGDMPFLSYQISDEDAVRNAGRFMKEAEMDCIKLEGGVRVASRIRAIAEAGILVMGHIGLTPQSSGQLGGHKAQGRDTNSARAVIEDALAVQAAGAMLLLVEAVPPEVTAFIARLLSIPVYSIGAGPCDGQLLISADLLGKFAAFTPKFVKKYANVAEVETNAFKAYVADVRGGAFPTEEHVYRVLEPLTEFEKLFAEYTK, encoded by the coding sequence ATGACCAAGAAGAAAAGCATTCTTGATTTGCGCAAAATGAAAAAGAATGGCGAACAGGTGGCATGGGTAACGGCCTATGATTATCCTACCGCTTCCTTCGCCGAACAAGCGGGTATGGACATGCTACTCGTGGGTGACTCACTCGGCATGGTTGTCCTAGGCTACCAGAGCACGGTGCCTGTGACCATGGAGGACTGTATTCGGCACTGTCAGGCAGTGCGCCGTGGCGCGCCGAACACCTTTGTCATCGGGGATATGCCCTTTTTGTCCTACCAGATCTCGGATGAGGATGCCGTGCGCAATGCCGGGCGCTTTATGAAAGAAGCGGAAATGGACTGTATCAAGCTTGAAGGCGGGGTGCGTGTCGCTAGCCGCATTAGGGCGATTGCCGAGGCCGGCATACTCGTCATGGGGCACATTGGCCTTACGCCACAAAGCTCGGGGCAGCTAGGGGGGCACAAAGCGCAGGGGCGCGACACCAACTCGGCGCGAGCGGTGATCGAAGATGCCTTGGCGGTGCAGGCTGCCGGAGCCATGCTGCTCTTAGTGGAGGCGGTGCCGCCAGAAGTTACGGCCTTCATTGCGCGCCTGCTCTCCATCCCCGTCTACTCTATCGGCGCAGGCCCTTGTGATGGGCAGTTGTTGATCAGTGCCGACCTACTGGGGAAGTTCGCCGCCTTCACGCCGAAGTTCGTTAAAAAATATGCCAATGTGGCTGAGGTGGAAACCAATGCCTTCAAGGCCTATGTCGCCGATGTGCGGGGGGGAGCGTTTCCCACCGAAGAACATGTCTACCGCGTGCTCGAGCCGCTGACAGAGTTTGAAAAGCTCTTCGCGGAGTACACCAAGTAA